Proteins from a single region of Blastocatellia bacterium:
- a CDS encoding 3',5'-cyclic-nucleotide phosphodiesterase: MRLKLLPSNCSDPNRLQSLTTYLINDSTAIDAGSIGFALSPAEQLAVKNIFISHSHSDHTASLPVLVAEVYPLLAEPITVWATDEVIETLRRNIFNDEIWPDFTRIALRNGNGPSLQFRSLQVRQTYTVEGLRIRPIPTNHVVPTVGFIISDDRATVTITSDTYCTDEIWEASNSAENLAAIFVDVSYPNELEDLAAASKHLTPQSLKRELTKLKRNAAVFAVHIKPQLRATVIAQLEALGCPNLFVAEIGKEYIFE, from the coding sequence ATGAGACTCAAACTTTTGCCCAGTAACTGTAGCGATCCGAATCGTCTTCAATCCTTGACGACGTATCTCATCAACGATTCGACGGCCATTGATGCGGGCAGCATCGGTTTCGCTCTCTCTCCCGCCGAGCAACTGGCGGTCAAAAACATCTTCATCAGCCACAGTCACAGCGATCACACCGCCTCGCTGCCCGTTCTCGTGGCAGAGGTGTATCCTCTGCTCGCCGAGCCCATCACCGTATGGGCCACCGATGAAGTGATCGAGACGCTTCGGCGTAACATTTTCAACGACGAGATCTGGCCCGATTTCACCCGGATTGCCCTGAGGAACGGGAATGGACCGTCGCTTCAATTTCGTTCGCTTCAGGTGCGGCAGACCTATACGGTCGAAGGCCTTCGCATCCGCCCGATCCCGACCAATCACGTCGTGCCGACTGTGGGTTTTATCATAAGCGATGACCGCGCAACCGTGACGATCACGTCGGACACCTATTGCACCGATGAGATTTGGGAAGCTAGTAATAGCGCCGAGAACCTCGCGGCCATTTTCGTTGACGTTTCCTATCCCAACGAACTCGAAGACCTGGCGGCCGCGTCTAAACACCTGACTCCGCAGAGCCTGAAACGGGAACTCACCAAGCTCAAGCGCAACGCCGCAGTCTTCGCCGTTCATATAAAGCCGCAACTTCGGGCCACCGTCATCGCCCAGCTGGAGGCGCTCGGTTGCCCAAATCTGTTCGTCGCGGAGATCGGCAAAGAATACATCT